ACGCACATGGGCTCCAGACCTGCGTGCACGCGGTCGATGCACATGTTGCATTTACTCAGCATACCGGTTTCCGGATTGCGGCGCGGAACGTTGTACGGACAGGAATCGATGATTTCCTGGCACTGTTCCTCGGTCAGATCCTTGCATTTCTCCGTACAGACCACGATGCCCGTGGCCTCGTCGATGACGATGGCCTCGTCCACGTACGGATCGGAGGCCATCTTGCATCCGGGCTGCAGGCAATGACGGCACTGGTCGGGAAAGAAGAGCCAGTGTATCCGCCCGTCGATCTTGTGCTCGGAGAAGCGGACCAGTTTGTTGTTCTGGGGGGTGAAGTCCGGCGGATTCTGGTGCGTGCCGGTCTGTTTGGTGGGCACGGCCTCGAATCCTTTCCACTGTTTGCAGGCCACCTGGCAGGCGCGGCACGCCGTGCAACGGCTGGTATCGATGAAGATGCTTTTGCTCATGGCGTTCCTCCCTTCTTAGATGACCAGTTCCTTCACCTTGGAAGCCTTGCGCACATTCACCAGACAGGCCTTGTATTCCGGAATGGTGGTGTTGGGATCTCCCACGGACGGAGTCAGACGGTTGGTTGCGTCGCCCACGCCGGGCGTGGTCCAGCCGAAACAGAAGGGCATACCGATCAGGTGCACCGTTTTTCCCTGAACCGTAAGAGGCGTCATGCGCACCGTGACCATGGCGATGGCCTCGACCTTGCCGCGAATGCTCTCCACGATGACGGGATCGCCGTTCTTGATGCCTTTTTCCTCGGCCAGTTCGTGGCTCATCTCCACATAGAGCTGTGGCTCGGCCTCCAGCAGATACGGCGTGTTTCGCGTATCGCCGCCGCCGCACCAGTGCTCCGTCAGGCTGTAGGTGGTCAGTACGATAGGATACTTCGGGTCCGCAGGCTTGGCCAGCAGGTCCTTGTCGCTGCTGGTGAAGGCCATGCACGGATTGTTCATCTGCGAAGAGAACGGATTTTTGGCCACCGGCGTTTCCGCAGGTTCGTAATGCTCCGGGAAAGGACCGTCCACGCGGCCCGGTCCGAAGAGCTGTCCGTGCCCTTCCGTGTGCATGATGAACGGATAGGTGCCCTTTTCCATGGCCACCGGCGGCGCACCGCCGTCCGGCGTGTCTCCGACCCACTTGCCGTCCTGCCAGGCGATGACCGGCAGTTCCGGATTGAAGGGTTTGCCGTTCACGTCCACCGAGGCGCGATTATAGAGGATGCGCCGGTTCATGGGCCAGGCCCAGGAATAGTTGGGGAACAGGCCCAGTTTGGCGTCCAGAGGCGTCTGGTTCAGATCCCGCCGTTTGGCCAGGTTCTGGTCTTTGGCCGGATATCCGCCGCAGTAGACCCAGTTCAGGCTGGTGGTGGAACCATCGGCCTGGAGCAGCGCGAAACCCGGCACCTGATCGCCCTTTTTGTAGGTTTTTCCTTTGATGGTCACGTCGCGGGTGAACATGCCGTTGATCTGGCGGGCCACTTCCTCGGCGTCGTACTCGTCGAGCCAGACATGATTCAGCACGCCTTCGGGAAAGGCGCCCTTTTCCTTCTCATACAGAGCCCGCACGCGCTTCATGATCTCCACGATCATCCAGCCCATGGGCTTGCTTTCTCCCATGGGTTCGTAGCCCTTGAAGTGCCACTGGTGCCACCGGCCGGAATTGGAGGTGGTGCCGTCTTTTTCACCGCGCTGGCAGGACGGCAGCAGAAAGACCTCCGTCTTGATCTTCTTGGGATCAAGCCCTGGCCCGCGCCAGAAGGAACTGGTTTCCGTGTCGTGGGCCTCGCCCATGACCAGCCAGTCCAGATTCTGGAGGGCCCTGCGGATTTTATGCGTGTTGGGCATGCTCTGGGCCGGGTTGTGGCCGAAGATCATGCCGCCCCGGATTTTTCCGGCGTACATTTTATCGAACATGAACAGGCTGGCGTAATTTACTCCCGCTTCGGCCTTGGGCAGCCAAGCGTAGCCGAATTCATTTTCCGCAGTGGCCTTGTCGCCGAACCAGCCCTTGAGCAGACTGACCACGTACTTGGGCCGGTTGCCCCACCAGTTGACGCTTTTGGGGTCGTTGGTGACGGGCGTGTTGGCCTTGAGGTACTCCTCCAGAGTGGGCCAGGCCGTAGTCGGCATGGCGTTGTATCCGGGAAGGATGTGCCACAGCAGCGCGTGGTCCGTGGAGCCCTGGACATTGGGCTCGCCGCGCAGGGCGTTCACGCCGCCGCCGGCCACGCCGATATTGCCCAGAAGCAGCTGGATCATGGCCGCCAGCCGGATATTCTGCACGCCCACGGTATGCTGGGTCCAGCCCAGAGCGTACATCATGGTGCCGGCCTTGTCCGGCTTGCCCGTGGCCGCGTAGATTTCATAGACCGCGAGCAGGTTTTCCTTGGACACGCCGGTAATGGAAGACACCGTATCCAGATCGTAGCGCTCGTAGTGCTTGGCCATGAGCTGGTACACACAGCGCGGATCTTTCAGGGTCTTGTCCCGTTTGGGCACGCCCTTTTCGTCCTTGGCGAAAGCCCATTTCTTCCGGTCATACTTGCGCGTGGTCGCGTCGTATCCGGAAAAAAGGCCGTCCTTGAACTCGTAGTCATCGCCCACGATAAAAGAAGCGTTGGTATATTCGGTGACGTACTCCTTCTGGATCAGGTTGTTATCCAGAATGTATTTGAGCATGCCGCCCAGAAAGGCGATATCCGTGCCCGACCGCAGGGGGACGTGCATATCGGATCTGGCCGAGGTCCGCGAAAATTTCGGATCCACGTGAATCACCTTCGCTCCCGCGTCCTTGGCCTTCAATACCCATTTGAAGGAAATGGGATGGTGCTCGGCAGCATTGCTGCCCATAATCAAAACAGCATTGGCGTTTTTGATGTCGATCCAATGCTGGGTCATCGCGCCGCGTCCGAACGACTCTGCCAGAGCCGGTACAGTGGGGCTGTGTCAGACCCGGGCCTGATGATCGATGTATACGCCTCCCAAAGCTCTCGTCATCTGATGAACCAGCGCGCACTCCTCGTTGTCCATCTGGGAGGTGCCCAGATGAAAATAGGATTCCCAGCGGTTCACGGGCTGGCCTTTCTCGTTGGTCTCGATGAAGTCCCTGTCACGGGTGTCCTTGATCTTGCGGGCGATGCTGTCGAGCATCCAGTCCCAGTCCTTCTCTTCCCACTTGTCGCTGCCCGGAGCGCGATACCTCGGCTTCAGCACGCGGTGGTCGCTGACATGCATGGCATAGAAGGCCGCGCCCTTGGGACACAAAGAGCCTTCGCTGACGGGATAATCGGGATCGCCCTCGGAACTGACGATCTGCCCGTTTTTGATGTGCATGATGACCTGACAGCCGCAGGAACAGAAGGCGCATGTGGATATAACTTCCTTTGCCCCCTCGATCTTCAGGGCCTTGGCGTACGCGTAAGCCGGCTTCAGATCGAACCCCAGTTGTCCCAGAGACACGGCGGCGACGCCCGCTCCGGTCAGTTTCATGAATCCCCGCCTCGAAAAAGTAGCCATCAAGACCTCCTTTGGTGCTTGGGTTCCCGCTCCGCAATGCGGCAAATGCAGCGCGCCTTGCGGCTCTTTCAGACGCAAATGCAGCGCGCCTTGCGGCTCTTTCAGACGCAAATGCAGCGCGCCTTGCGGCTCTTTCAGACGCAAATGCAGCGCGCCTTGCGGCTCTTTCAGACGGGAAAAGCCTACCATCCCGGCTAATTTTATCAATATGCTATAAATAATACAATGAGCCACACACAGTCCGGAAAATGAAATGTGGACATACGGATTTTCCGCGGATTTCAGGCACAAAAAAAAGCTGCGCGCACTGCACACAGCCTTGAAAAATCTGGTCGGGATGGCGCGATTTGAACGCGCGGTCTCTGCGTCCCGAACGCAGCGCTCTACCAGACTGAGCCACATCCCGAATGAAGTGACGCTAGTTAGCCAAGGCAATCCCCCTTGGCAAGCACTTTTTCGCCAGATGCCGGGCCGCGCTTTTCAGATTTTCGATGCGGTCCAGATCATGTGCGAGCCCATGAAGAGCAGCATGAGAAAGAAGCTTCGGCGGAAGGAACGGTTGCTCACTGCCGGCAACGCGTATGCCCGCCCAGCAGCCAGGCATCACAGCGGGAAGAGTAAACACAAAAGGACGAATGTGCGAAATGTATGCAGTCCTGCGGCACAGCGGGAAATAATGATCAAAGCGCCACTGACCAGAAAAAATGCTCCCAGAGCGGTCTTGATGGCCTGCCGGGTTCCTCCCCGCAGGGACAGATACACGGCCAAGGGCGGCCCGTTCACACCAAAAGCCGACCCAGAAACGGATCAAGCCATTTCCTCCTTTGCATGGCGTTGCGCTTGCCGATAATCTGGAAGTCATAACTCTCTGCAAACATTGAAACGAGATTGGGATCATGTTTGGCAGGATCAAGGACTGGCGGAGAATAGCCATGCGTTATGACCGCTGCGCGCATACCTTCTTTTCAGCTCTGTGCCTCGCGGCTTCCGTCATTTTCTATCTCAATTAATGAGGCCTGAACCTAGGTAACAAAGCCTGAATCCAGACATGATCCATTTTCATAACCCGGTGTTTTGATGGGCAGAGTCCGGAAAATCGGGTTGATTCCAGAAAGAGGCGGAAATACGGTGCAAACACCCGGCCGGCATAAGTGTAAACCGGCTGCCGGAGCGGCGGATTCGAAACAGCGGGGAGATTATGGACATTCCCTTTCTGAAAGACGTGGTGGCCATTTTCGGCCTGTCCAGCGCGGTCATTGTGGCCAGTCATCACTTGCGCGTGCCGCCCATCATCGGCTTTCTGCTGACGGGCATTCTGGCCGGCCCTCACTGTCTGGGGCTGGTTGGTGCCGTGCATCAGGTCGATATTTTCGCGGAAGTGGGAGTGATCCTGCTGCTTTTCGCCATCGGCATGGAATTGTCCCTGGAAGAATTGACCCGCCTGAAGCAGCCGGTTTTTCTGGGCGGCGGAGCGCAGGTCCTGCTGACCATTCTGGCCTCGGCCGGACTCATGTATCTTGCGGGAATGCCGCCTGGTCCGGCCGTGTTCGGCGGGTTTCTGGCGGCTCTGTCCAGTACGGCCATCGTGCTCAAGGTGCTGGGGGAAAAAGCCCAGCTCTCCGCCCCTCACGGCCGCATCTCTCTGGGCGTGCTCATTTTTCAGGATGTGGCCGTAGTGCCCATGATGCTTCTGGTGCCGCTTCTGGCCGGAACGGACGGCAATCCCTGGCTGCATCTGGGAGAAATGCTTCTGAAGGGCGCACTGGTGGGGCTGGCTGTTTTTATCGGGGCACGCAAGCTGGTGCCGGTGGTGCTGGAGGCCGTGATCCGTACCCGCAGCCGGGAATTGTTCCTCATGACGACCCTGGGGCTTTGCTTCGCCATTGCCCTGCTGACCTCCGCCGCCGGGCTGTCCCTGTCGCTGGGAGCGTTTCTGGCCGGGCTGGTCATGAGCGATTCCGAATACAGCCACTCGGCTCTGGAAGGAGTGCTGCCGTTCCGGGACGTATTCACCAGCGTGTTTTTCGTCTCCATCGGCATGCTGCTGGACCCGTTTTTCGTGCTGCATCACGTCGGGTATGTGCTGGCTCTGACATTGGTGCTGCTGCTTCTGAAAGCCGCACTGGCTTCCCTGGCCGGGAAGATACTGGGGTATCCGACCCATGTGGCCATTCTGGGCGGCCTGTGCCTGTGCCAGGTAGGAGAATTTTCTTTCGCGCTGGCCGGAGTGGGGCTGCGTCACGCCCTGCTCACGGGGGAGGACTATCAGTACTTTCTGGCCGCCTCCATCATCACCATGGCCGTGACGCCCTTTCTCATCGCCGCCCTGCCGCGCATCTCCGCCCGGCTGTCCCGCGTTTTTCCGATCCGGCCGGATGCGGAAGCCGCAGGCCACTCCGAAAGCCTGAACGACCACCTCATCATCGCGGGATTCGGTCTGGGAGGGCATCATCTGGCCCGGGCCGCCCAGGCTTCGGGCATTCCCTATGTGATTCTGGAAATGAACCCGGAAACCGTACGCTGGGAACGGGACGCAGGAGAGCCCATATTCTACGGCGACGCCTCCCAGGG
Above is a window of Desulfomicrobium orale DSM 12838 DNA encoding:
- a CDS encoding 4Fe-4S dicluster domain-containing protein gives rise to the protein MSKSIFIDTSRCTACRACQVACKQWKGFEAVPTKQTGTHQNPPDFTPQNNKLVRFSEHKIDGRIHWLFFPDQCRHCLQPGCKMASDPYVDEAIVIDEATGIVVCTEKCKDLTEEQCQEIIDSCPYNVPRRNPETGMLSKCNMCIDRVHAGLEPMCVKTCCTGTMSFGERDDMIRLAEERLEKVKKEHPKAELLDVEDLSVIFLVTQPRAMYHDYACRQPRPLDRGEFLASLVRPFRHIIG
- the fdnG gene encoding formate dehydrogenase-N subunit alpha, which codes for MATFSRRGFMKLTGAGVAAVSLGQLGFDLKPAYAYAKALKIEGAKEVISTCAFCSCGCQVIMHIKNGQIVSSEGDPDYPVSEGSLCPKGAAFYAMHVSDHRVLKPRYRAPGSDKWEEKDWDWMLDSIARKIKDTRDRDFIETNEKGQPVNRWESYFHLGTSQMDNEECALVHQMTRALGGVYIDHQARVUHSPTVPALAESFGRGAMTQHWIDIKNANAVLIMGSNAAEHHPISFKWVLKAKDAGAKVIHVDPKFSRTSARSDMHVPLRSGTDIAFLGGMLKYILDNNLIQKEYVTEYTNASFIVGDDYEFKDGLFSGYDATTRKYDRKKWAFAKDEKGVPKRDKTLKDPRCVYQLMAKHYERYDLDTVSSITGVSKENLLAVYEIYAATGKPDKAGTMMYALGWTQHTVGVQNIRLAAMIQLLLGNIGVAGGGVNALRGEPNVQGSTDHALLWHILPGYNAMPTTAWPTLEEYLKANTPVTNDPKSVNWWGNRPKYVVSLLKGWFGDKATAENEFGYAWLPKAEAGVNYASLFMFDKMYAGKIRGGMIFGHNPAQSMPNTHKIRRALQNLDWLVMGEAHDTETSSFWRGPGLDPKKIKTEVFLLPSCQRGEKDGTTSNSGRWHQWHFKGYEPMGESKPMGWMIVEIMKRVRALYEKEKGAFPEGVLNHVWLDEYDAEEVARQINGMFTRDVTIKGKTYKKGDQVPGFALLQADGSTTSLNWVYCGGYPAKDQNLAKRRDLNQTPLDAKLGLFPNYSWAWPMNRRILYNRASVDVNGKPFNPELPVIAWQDGKWVGDTPDGGAPPVAMEKGTYPFIMHTEGHGQLFGPGRVDGPFPEHYEPAETPVAKNPFSSQMNNPCMAFTSSDKDLLAKPADPKYPIVLTTYSLTEHWCGGGDTRNTPYLLEAEPQLYVEMSHELAEEKGIKNGDPVIVESIRGKVEAIAMVTVRMTPLTVQGKTVHLIGMPFCFGWTTPGVGDATNRLTPSVGDPNTTIPEYKACLVNVRKASKVKELVI
- a CDS encoding cation:proton antiporter, which encodes MDIPFLKDVVAIFGLSSAVIVASHHLRVPPIIGFLLTGILAGPHCLGLVGAVHQVDIFAEVGVILLLFAIGMELSLEELTRLKQPVFLGGGAQVLLTILASAGLMYLAGMPPGPAVFGGFLAALSSTAIVLKVLGEKAQLSAPHGRISLGVLIFQDVAVVPMMLLVPLLAGTDGNPWLHLGEMLLKGALVGLAVFIGARKLVPVVLEAVIRTRSRELFLMTTLGLCFAIALLTSAAGLSLSLGAFLAGLVMSDSEYSHSALEGVLPFRDVFTSVFFVSIGMLLDPFFVLHHVGYVLALTLVLLLLKAALASLAGKILGYPTHVAILGGLCLCQVGEFSFALAGVGLRHALLTGEDYQYFLAASIITMAVTPFLIAALPRISARLSRVFPIRPDAEAAGHSESLNDHLIIAGFGLGGHHLARAAQASGIPYVILEMNPETVRWERDAGEPIFYGDASQGAVLEHISVRTARVLAVVISDPAAIGRIITTAKAHNPALHVVVRTRFVTEIDSLLRLGAQAVVAEEYETSVEMFTHVLSTYLVPRPDIEQFIREIRSEGYGMLRRPVSDQGRDMEGTRSVFDAVVLKIAPGAYADGKSLLESRLRQDYGLTVVVAIRDGRTHINPEASWIMRAGDTVHVFGEQRFLAEGAALFEQPAGE